One Pseudoliparis swirei isolate HS2019 ecotype Mariana Trench chromosome 4, NWPU_hadal_v1, whole genome shotgun sequence genomic window carries:
- the kif7 gene encoding kinesin-like protein kif7 isoform X1 has translation MSPKVPSGQSRGDYSAVQVAVRVRPLLPKELLHCHESCITVDSELRRVTLGHDRHFLCDYLFEETCCQEEVYSSSVQPLIDAFLQGFNATVFAYGQTGSGKTYTIGEANMCSFRDEEQGIIPRAVADVFKLLDENDLTDFSVRVSYLEVYKEEFRDLLEVETASKDIHIREDKGNIVLCGVKECEVEGLDEVLSLLESGNTARHTGATQMNLNSSRSHTIFTLYMDQRRGSSRLYGTAPNSGPQMLSSKFHFVDLAGSERILKTGNTGERLKESIQINSGLLALGNVIGALGDPKRKGSHIPYRDSKITRILKDSLGGNSKTMMIACISPSSSDFDESLNTLNYATRARNIQNRATVNCKREPDRVEGLEQQIKALRRALENRQRSETRMISHADPNRRPRLGEGEISRLQAQSAHYRTCTDTAYRLLRELQSEGALTAEQSLRVKEWLCSVEEERSGLTTASGPDSGIENSSTEDSVALRKGRPSVRNQEPEAAEERWSNEHGEKEDSIVLLQAQIQRLEGENTDFLAALEDAMEQYKQQSDKLQEQQDLIVELQSLLSTSGLTGPGLNSRPRPHTAPMGSMQHGQNGGSYRQLQVSPVSSLGNYGDQDDSLYEEQEIQEAAEIEDAEEEGSPINLGQERRKQVNLTWTKQEMLSGELAIGGGGLISLPESDQRLYLARKASNSSSGETSVRESQKSFEGVSELGLLQAQQKIRELSVTIRMKEELIKELVKTGKDAQALNRQYSHKITALEREAVQARQELQDAQRQLQDLERQGKEISSTDKTRAQECRRKIAAAQSKVQVLSQRQRDTARLANLPAQSERRVLELERSVQSMRQQQEQLQRRLRQESQQKRRLETEMQRRTHRVKELEIKNEQQQKILKKKTEEVAAFQRQRRSGSNGSVISLEEQQKIEEQKRWLDEEMERVLDQRKELEDLEGELNKREKILFKKEALLQERSELETKRLRSSQALSKNLVMLTGRIESLEQELSERNGLLRSSSAQDSQQIRQEISNLRQEKDSLLKQRVELDDKLRQGSLLSPEEERTLFQLDEAIEALDAAIEYKNEAITQRQRQLRASASVLSQWEMNLMAKLSYLSASETRALLCKYFDKVVTLREEERKLQLALAELEMQLDEQQKLVQWLENALDRTQLDTDRRLTQQQKEHEKSVQLLLQQCREQIDEGFAGRQRQYEGWIHNLSLELTHYKTANLELSNKLRELCGQPKDLGKDRTSEGKAAGGGGGSTEKLTRWPEDSPGGRGTAQSDKPPRSREEMRELVNTPLPSTWRRSSLPTEEAAVMEELWLPAAGDVPSNRVVQTGPGSWGGPASLPAVKSRRESRRSSLSIGPQTSNNSLIDVRKNPV, from the exons ATGTCTCCCAAAGTGCCGAGTGGCCAAAGCCGAGGGGATTATTCTGCCGTGCAAGTAGCTGTTCGAGTGCGTCCCTTGCTGCCCAAAGAGCTTCTTCACTGCCACGAGAGCTGTATCACCGTGGACTCGGAGCTGCGTCGGGTTACTCTGGGCCACGACCGACACTTCCTTTGCGACTACCTATTTGAAGAAACTTGCTGTCAAGAGGAGGTGTATTCATCGTCCGTCCAGCCACTCATAGATGCTTTCCTTCAAGGTTTCAACGCTACAGTCTTTGCCTATGGGCAGACAGGCTCAGGCAAGACTTACACCATTGGAGAAGCTAATATGT GTTCCTTTAGAGATGAGGAGCAGGGTATCATCCCCAGGGCGGTTGCAGATGTCTTCAAGCTGCTCGATGAAAATGACCTCACAGACTTCTCGGTCCGAGTGTCCTATCTGGAGGTTTACAAAGAAGAGTTCAGAGACTTACTGGAGGTGGAGACAGCCAGCAAGGACATCCACATCAGGGAGGATAAAGGCAACATTG TTTTGTGTGGCGTGAAGGAGTGCGAAGTGGAAGGTCTGGATGAGGTGTTGAGTTTACTGGAGTCAGGAAATACAGCCAGGCACACTGGAGCAACCCAGATGAATCTAAACTCCAGCCGCTCACACACCATTTTTACCCTGTATATGGACCAGCGCCGGGGAAGCTCTCGCCTTTACGGGACTGCTCCAAATTCTGGACCGCAAATGTTGTCTTCCAAGTTCCACTTTGTTGACCTTGCGGGGTCAGAGCGCATCTTAAAGACGGGTAACACTGGAGAGAGACTGAAGGAGAGTATCCAAATTAACAGCGGCCTCCTGGCTCTGGGAAATGTAATCGGGGCGCTGGGGGACCCGAAGAGGAAAGGCTCTCATATACCATACAGAGATTCTAAAATCACCAG GATACTAAAAGACTCTTTGGGTGGAAATTCGAAAACAATGATGATTGCCTGCATCAGCCCATCTTCCTCAGACTTTGATGAGAGCCTAAATACACTAAACTACGCCACAAGGGCCAGAAACATTCAGAACCGGGCAACGGTCAACTGCAAGCGTGAGCCAGATCGGGTCGAGGGACTGGAGCAGCAAATCAAGGCCCTTCGCAGAGCCCTCGAAAACCGGCAGCGCTCAGAGACCCGCATGATTTCTCACGCCGATCCAAACCGGAGACCTCGACttggagagggagagatcagCAGACTGCAAGCCCAGAGCGCCCACTACAGGACGTGCACAGACACTGCTTACAG GTTGCTGCGGGAGCTGCAGAGTGAAGGGGCTCTGACTGCCGAGCAGAGTTTGAGGGTGAAGGAGTGGCTGTGCTCCGTGGAGGAGGAGCGCAGCGGACTGACCACGGCCTCCGGACCAGACAGTGGCATCGAGAACAGCTCCACTGAAGACAGTGTTGCGTTGCGGAAAGGAAGACCTTCGGTGAGGAACCAG GAGCCAGAGGCTgcggaggagaggtggagtaaTGAGcacggagagaaagaggataGTATTGTCCTGCTTCAGGCACAGATCCAGCGGCTGGAGGGAGAGAACACTGATTTCTTAGCAGCTCTGGAGGATGCTATGGAGCAGTACAAGCAGCAG AGTGATAAGCTGCAGGAGCAACAGGACTTGATCGTCGAGCTGCAGAGTCTGCTGTCGACATCCGGGCTCACGGGGCCGGGCCTTAACTCTCGACCGCGGCCTCACACGGCCCCGATGGGCTCCATGCAACACGGTCAGAACGGAGGCTCATACAGACAG TTACAGGTCAGTCCAGTGAGCAGTCTTGGTAATTATGGGGATCAGGATGATAGCCTCTATGAGGAGCAGGAGATCCAGGAAGCAGCAGAAATCGAAGACGCAGAAGAAGAGGGCAGTCCAATCAACCTCGGCCAGGAGAGACGCAA ACAGGTGAACCTGACCTGGACCAAGCAGGAGATGCTATCAGGGGAACTAGCAATTGGTGGTGGAGGACTCATATCTCTGCCTGAGTCAGACCAGCGCCTCTATTTAGCCAGAAAAGCAT CCAACTCCAGTAGTGGGGAGACATCTGTGCGTGAAAGTCAGAAAAGCTTCGAGGGCGTTTCAGAGTTGGGACTTCTTCAGGCACAGCAGAAGATCAGGGAGCTGTCTGTCACCATCCGCATGAAAGAAGAACTCATCAAGGAGCTCGTCAAAACAG gtaagGATGCCCAGGCCCTGAACAGGCAATACAGCCATAAGATCACAGCTCTGGAGCGTGAAGCTGTGCAGGCGCGACAGGAGCTGCAGGACGCCCAACGGCAGCTGCAGGATCTGGAGAGACAAGGGAAGGAAATCAGCTCGACGGACAAAACCAGAGCGCAGGAATGTCGCAGGAAGATAGCTGCTGCTCAGAGCAAAGTGCAG GTTCTCAGTCAGCGTCAGAGGGATACGGCTCGTCTCGCCAACCTTCCTGCCCAGAGCGAGCGTCGCGTGTTGGAGCTGGAGCGCAGTGTTCAGAGCATGAGGCAGCAGCAAGAGCAGCTGCAGCGGCGGCTGCGCCAGGAAAGTCAGCAGAAACGACGCCTGGAGACCGAGATGCAAAGAAGAACTCACAGAGTCAAG GAACTTGAGATAAAGAATGAGCAGCAGCAAAAGATTCTGAAAAAAAAGACGGAAGAGGTCGCTGCCTTCCAGAGGCAGAGACGCAGCGGCAGTAATGGCTCTGTCATCTCGTTAGAAGAACAACAG AAGATTGAGGAACAGAAGCGATGGCTGGATGAGGAAATGGAGCGGGTGCTGGACCAGAGGAAAGAACTGGAAGATCTGGAAGGAGAGCTcaataaaagagagaaaatccTTTTCAAGAAAGAAGCTTTACTCCAGGAGCGCAGTGAGCTGGAGACCAAGAGGCTCCGCTCCAGTCAG GCCTTGAGTAAGAACCTGGTGATGCTTACGGGGCGCATCGAGTCACTTGAGCAGGAGCTGAGTGAGAGGAATGGTCTCCTTCGCAGCAGCAGTGCTCAAGACTCTCAGCAGATTCGCCAAGAGATCTCCAACCTCCGTCAAGAGAAAGACTCACTGCTCAAACAAAGAGTGGAGCTGGACGATAAGCTCCGGCAGGGAAGCCTGCTCTCACCTGAG GAGGAGCGGACGCTCTTCCAGTTGGATGAGGCTATCGAGGCTCTGGATGCAGCAATTGAGTACAAGAACGAGGCCATCACTCAGAGACAGAGGCAGCTGAGGGCTTCTGCCAGTGTGCTCTCCCAGTGGGAGATGAATCTCATGGCCAAGCTCAGCTACCTGTCTGCCTCTGAGACCAGAGCTCTGCTGTGCAAGTACTTCGACAAG GTGGTGACTCTGCGCGAGGAGGAGCGTAAGCTGCAGCTTGCGCTGGCCGAGTTGGAGATGCAACTGGATGAGCAGCAGAAGCTGGTGCAGTGGCTGGAGAACGCCCTCGATCGCACTCAACTCGACACGGATCGCCGGCTCACGCAGCAGCAGAAGGAACACGAGAAGAGCGTgcagctcctcctgcagcagTGTCGAG AGCAAATCGACGAGGGCTTTGCAGGGAGGCAGCGTCAGTACGAGGGATGGATCCATAACCTCAGCTTGGAGCTGACCCACTACAAGACGGCAAATCTGGAGCTAAGCAACAAGCTGAGGGAACTGTGTGGCCAGCCGAAAGACCTTGGTAAAGATAGAA CGTCTGAAGGTAAAgcagccggcggcggcggcggcagcacgGAGAAGCTGACCCGCTGGCCCGAGGACAGTCCAGGAGGACGGGGGACGGCCCAGTCGGACAAACCGCCCAGGTCCCGGGAAGAGATGCGTGAGCTGGTGAACACGCCCCTCCCGTCCACGTGGAGGCGCTCCTCTCTCCCGACGGAGGAAGCTGCTGTCATGGAGGAGCTGTGGCTCCCGGCAGCGGGGGATGTTCCCTCGAACCGCGTCGTTCAAACTGGTCCGGGGTCCTGGGGCGGGCCGGCATCGCTGCCTGCGGTGAAGTCTCGCCGAGAGTCACGGCGCTCCAGCCTCAGCATCGGACCGCAGACTTCAAACAATTCATTAATTGATGTGCGGAAGAATCCGGTCTGA
- the kif7 gene encoding kinesin-like protein kif7 isoform X2 — protein sequence MSPKVPSGQSRGDYSAVQVAVRVRPLLPKELLHCHESCITVDSELRRVTLGHDRHFLCDYLFEETCCQEEVYSSSVQPLIDAFLQGFNATVFAYGQTGSGKTYTIGEANMCSFRDEEQGIIPRAVADVFKLLDENDLTDFSVRVSYLEVYKEEFRDLLEVETASKDIHIREDKGNIVLCGVKECEVEGLDEVLSLLESGNTARHTGATQMNLNSSRSHTIFTLYMDQRRGSSRLYGTAPNSGPQMLSSKFHFVDLAGSERILKTGNTGERLKESIQINSGLLALGNVIGALGDPKRKGSHIPYRDSKITRILKDSLGGNSKTMMIACISPSSSDFDESLNTLNYATRARNIQNRATVNCKREPDRVEGLEQQIKALRRALENRQRSETRMISHADPNRRPRLGEGEISRLQAQSAHYRTCTDTAYRLLRELQSEGALTAEQSLRVKEWLCSVEEERSGLTTASGPDSGIENSSTEDSVALRKGRPSVRNQEPEAAEERWSNEHGEKEDSIVLLQAQIQRLEGENTDFLAALEDAMEQYKQQSDKLQEQQDLIVELQSLLSTSGLTGPGLNSRPRPHTAPMGSMQHGQNGGSYRQLQVSPVSSLGNYGDQDDSLYEEQEIQEAAEIEDAEEEGSPINLGQERRKQVNLTWTKQEMLSGELAIGGGGLISLPESDQRLYLARKASNSSSGETSVRESQKSFEGVSELGLLQAQQKIRELSVTIRMKEELIKELVKTGKDAQALNRQYSHKITALEREAVQARQELQDAQRQLQDLERQGKEISSTDKTRAQECRRKIAAAQSKVQVLSQRQRDTARLANLPAQSERRVLELERSVQSMRQQQEQLQRRLRQESQQKRRLETEMQRRTHRVKELEIKNEQQQKILKKKTEEVAAFQRQRRSGSNGSVISLEEQQKIEEQKRWLDEEMERVLDQRKELEDLEGELNKREKILFKKEALLQERSELETKRLRSSQALSKNLVMLTGRIESLEQELSERNGLLRSSSAQDSQQIRQEISNLRQEKDSLLKQRVELDDKLRQGSLLSPEEERTLFQLDEAIEALDAAIEYKNEAITQRQRQLRASASVLSQWEMNLMAKLSYLSASETRALLCKYFDKVVTLREEERKLQLALAELEMQLDEQQKLVQWLENALDRTQLDTDRRLTQQQKEHEKSVQLLLQQCREQIDEGFAGRQRQYEGWIHNLSLELTHYKTANLELSNKLRELCGQPKDLASEGKAAGGGGGSTEKLTRWPEDSPGGRGTAQSDKPPRSREEMRELVNTPLPSTWRRSSLPTEEAAVMEELWLPAAGDVPSNRVVQTGPGSWGGPASLPAVKSRRESRRSSLSIGPQTSNNSLIDVRKNPV from the exons ATGTCTCCCAAAGTGCCGAGTGGCCAAAGCCGAGGGGATTATTCTGCCGTGCAAGTAGCTGTTCGAGTGCGTCCCTTGCTGCCCAAAGAGCTTCTTCACTGCCACGAGAGCTGTATCACCGTGGACTCGGAGCTGCGTCGGGTTACTCTGGGCCACGACCGACACTTCCTTTGCGACTACCTATTTGAAGAAACTTGCTGTCAAGAGGAGGTGTATTCATCGTCCGTCCAGCCACTCATAGATGCTTTCCTTCAAGGTTTCAACGCTACAGTCTTTGCCTATGGGCAGACAGGCTCAGGCAAGACTTACACCATTGGAGAAGCTAATATGT GTTCCTTTAGAGATGAGGAGCAGGGTATCATCCCCAGGGCGGTTGCAGATGTCTTCAAGCTGCTCGATGAAAATGACCTCACAGACTTCTCGGTCCGAGTGTCCTATCTGGAGGTTTACAAAGAAGAGTTCAGAGACTTACTGGAGGTGGAGACAGCCAGCAAGGACATCCACATCAGGGAGGATAAAGGCAACATTG TTTTGTGTGGCGTGAAGGAGTGCGAAGTGGAAGGTCTGGATGAGGTGTTGAGTTTACTGGAGTCAGGAAATACAGCCAGGCACACTGGAGCAACCCAGATGAATCTAAACTCCAGCCGCTCACACACCATTTTTACCCTGTATATGGACCAGCGCCGGGGAAGCTCTCGCCTTTACGGGACTGCTCCAAATTCTGGACCGCAAATGTTGTCTTCCAAGTTCCACTTTGTTGACCTTGCGGGGTCAGAGCGCATCTTAAAGACGGGTAACACTGGAGAGAGACTGAAGGAGAGTATCCAAATTAACAGCGGCCTCCTGGCTCTGGGAAATGTAATCGGGGCGCTGGGGGACCCGAAGAGGAAAGGCTCTCATATACCATACAGAGATTCTAAAATCACCAG GATACTAAAAGACTCTTTGGGTGGAAATTCGAAAACAATGATGATTGCCTGCATCAGCCCATCTTCCTCAGACTTTGATGAGAGCCTAAATACACTAAACTACGCCACAAGGGCCAGAAACATTCAGAACCGGGCAACGGTCAACTGCAAGCGTGAGCCAGATCGGGTCGAGGGACTGGAGCAGCAAATCAAGGCCCTTCGCAGAGCCCTCGAAAACCGGCAGCGCTCAGAGACCCGCATGATTTCTCACGCCGATCCAAACCGGAGACCTCGACttggagagggagagatcagCAGACTGCAAGCCCAGAGCGCCCACTACAGGACGTGCACAGACACTGCTTACAG GTTGCTGCGGGAGCTGCAGAGTGAAGGGGCTCTGACTGCCGAGCAGAGTTTGAGGGTGAAGGAGTGGCTGTGCTCCGTGGAGGAGGAGCGCAGCGGACTGACCACGGCCTCCGGACCAGACAGTGGCATCGAGAACAGCTCCACTGAAGACAGTGTTGCGTTGCGGAAAGGAAGACCTTCGGTGAGGAACCAG GAGCCAGAGGCTgcggaggagaggtggagtaaTGAGcacggagagaaagaggataGTATTGTCCTGCTTCAGGCACAGATCCAGCGGCTGGAGGGAGAGAACACTGATTTCTTAGCAGCTCTGGAGGATGCTATGGAGCAGTACAAGCAGCAG AGTGATAAGCTGCAGGAGCAACAGGACTTGATCGTCGAGCTGCAGAGTCTGCTGTCGACATCCGGGCTCACGGGGCCGGGCCTTAACTCTCGACCGCGGCCTCACACGGCCCCGATGGGCTCCATGCAACACGGTCAGAACGGAGGCTCATACAGACAG TTACAGGTCAGTCCAGTGAGCAGTCTTGGTAATTATGGGGATCAGGATGATAGCCTCTATGAGGAGCAGGAGATCCAGGAAGCAGCAGAAATCGAAGACGCAGAAGAAGAGGGCAGTCCAATCAACCTCGGCCAGGAGAGACGCAA ACAGGTGAACCTGACCTGGACCAAGCAGGAGATGCTATCAGGGGAACTAGCAATTGGTGGTGGAGGACTCATATCTCTGCCTGAGTCAGACCAGCGCCTCTATTTAGCCAGAAAAGCAT CCAACTCCAGTAGTGGGGAGACATCTGTGCGTGAAAGTCAGAAAAGCTTCGAGGGCGTTTCAGAGTTGGGACTTCTTCAGGCACAGCAGAAGATCAGGGAGCTGTCTGTCACCATCCGCATGAAAGAAGAACTCATCAAGGAGCTCGTCAAAACAG gtaagGATGCCCAGGCCCTGAACAGGCAATACAGCCATAAGATCACAGCTCTGGAGCGTGAAGCTGTGCAGGCGCGACAGGAGCTGCAGGACGCCCAACGGCAGCTGCAGGATCTGGAGAGACAAGGGAAGGAAATCAGCTCGACGGACAAAACCAGAGCGCAGGAATGTCGCAGGAAGATAGCTGCTGCTCAGAGCAAAGTGCAG GTTCTCAGTCAGCGTCAGAGGGATACGGCTCGTCTCGCCAACCTTCCTGCCCAGAGCGAGCGTCGCGTGTTGGAGCTGGAGCGCAGTGTTCAGAGCATGAGGCAGCAGCAAGAGCAGCTGCAGCGGCGGCTGCGCCAGGAAAGTCAGCAGAAACGACGCCTGGAGACCGAGATGCAAAGAAGAACTCACAGAGTCAAG GAACTTGAGATAAAGAATGAGCAGCAGCAAAAGATTCTGAAAAAAAAGACGGAAGAGGTCGCTGCCTTCCAGAGGCAGAGACGCAGCGGCAGTAATGGCTCTGTCATCTCGTTAGAAGAACAACAG AAGATTGAGGAACAGAAGCGATGGCTGGATGAGGAAATGGAGCGGGTGCTGGACCAGAGGAAAGAACTGGAAGATCTGGAAGGAGAGCTcaataaaagagagaaaatccTTTTCAAGAAAGAAGCTTTACTCCAGGAGCGCAGTGAGCTGGAGACCAAGAGGCTCCGCTCCAGTCAG GCCTTGAGTAAGAACCTGGTGATGCTTACGGGGCGCATCGAGTCACTTGAGCAGGAGCTGAGTGAGAGGAATGGTCTCCTTCGCAGCAGCAGTGCTCAAGACTCTCAGCAGATTCGCCAAGAGATCTCCAACCTCCGTCAAGAGAAAGACTCACTGCTCAAACAAAGAGTGGAGCTGGACGATAAGCTCCGGCAGGGAAGCCTGCTCTCACCTGAG GAGGAGCGGACGCTCTTCCAGTTGGATGAGGCTATCGAGGCTCTGGATGCAGCAATTGAGTACAAGAACGAGGCCATCACTCAGAGACAGAGGCAGCTGAGGGCTTCTGCCAGTGTGCTCTCCCAGTGGGAGATGAATCTCATGGCCAAGCTCAGCTACCTGTCTGCCTCTGAGACCAGAGCTCTGCTGTGCAAGTACTTCGACAAG GTGGTGACTCTGCGCGAGGAGGAGCGTAAGCTGCAGCTTGCGCTGGCCGAGTTGGAGATGCAACTGGATGAGCAGCAGAAGCTGGTGCAGTGGCTGGAGAACGCCCTCGATCGCACTCAACTCGACACGGATCGCCGGCTCACGCAGCAGCAGAAGGAACACGAGAAGAGCGTgcagctcctcctgcagcagTGTCGAG AGCAAATCGACGAGGGCTTTGCAGGGAGGCAGCGTCAGTACGAGGGATGGATCCATAACCTCAGCTTGGAGCTGACCCACTACAAGACGGCAAATCTGGAGCTAAGCAACAAGCTGAGGGAACTGTGTGGCCAGCCGAAAGACCTTG CGTCTGAAGGTAAAgcagccggcggcggcggcggcagcacgGAGAAGCTGACCCGCTGGCCCGAGGACAGTCCAGGAGGACGGGGGACGGCCCAGTCGGACAAACCGCCCAGGTCCCGGGAAGAGATGCGTGAGCTGGTGAACACGCCCCTCCCGTCCACGTGGAGGCGCTCCTCTCTCCCGACGGAGGAAGCTGCTGTCATGGAGGAGCTGTGGCTCCCGGCAGCGGGGGATGTTCCCTCGAACCGCGTCGTTCAAACTGGTCCGGGGTCCTGGGGCGGGCCGGCATCGCTGCCTGCGGTGAAGTCTCGCCGAGAGTCACGGCGCTCCAGCCTCAGCATCGGACCGCAGACTTCAAACAATTCATTAATTGATGTGCGGAAGAATCCGGTCTGA